The genomic interval GCCGGTAAAAACCCTCGGCCAGCTGCGGTGCAAATTCCGCGAATCGCACTCGAAGGGCGGAAATCATCTGCTCATCATGAGCAGTGATGCCCAGGAAGGACTTCCGATCGTCGCGACTATCACCATCGAGTTCGTACTTGCTTAGATATTTTGCGGCCATGAGGCACCTTCCCCGAGTTTCTAGCCTCTTTACGCAAACGTGCGGCCGACTTCCCATGGCTCCCGCACAGGTGTGCCCCCACGCACATCAGCCCAGCATCGTATCCGCTTACCGTTCAACTGCCAGTCTGCTACTCGCGAAACTCAGCGAATACAGCAAAAAGGCCTACTCGCATAGCTGGGTGCTCTCGACATCGTGCTGACCCGCGTCTATTTCTTCCGAGCGGGTGTGCGAATACGGCACGACTGCAAGTAAGAACAATTGTCCATTGTTGGCTAGCCTAGCTATTTGAAATCGTTAGAAACCCGCATTACGACGGGAGTTTACCGCCGCAACCCGCATTTTTTTAGTGGCAAGGCGCAATGGCACGCGAGGTGCCTTAACCACGGTCAGAAATGGGTGAAGGGGCTGTAGGTAAGACCACGGATCATTTTTTAGGAGCACTGACCATGACAACCGTTCTGACATCGCGACGCCCGCAAGCCCGCCGCAATTGGTTGCAACCGTTTGCTGTCCTGCAGGAAGAGCTTGGAGAGCTCACGTCGCGCGTATTGGGCGAGGCCAATGAATTCTGGCCACGCGGCACGATGGTACCGTCGCTCGACCTGACCGAAACCGAGGGGGCCATCGAAGTAAAGATGGACCTGCCCGGAGCCAAGCCAGAGGAAATTGATATTCAAGTGACGGATAACTTTTTGACCGTCAGCGGCAGCCGCAAGGAAGAAAAAGAGGAAAAAGGCAAGACCTGTCATCGGGTCGAGCGCCATCAGGGAACCTTTTCCCGCACGGTCACATTGCCTTGCTGTGTCGACGAAGCGAAGGTCGACGCCCAATACAAGAACGGTGTCCTGACAATCAAGATGCCTAAGACCGAGGTTGCCAAGGCTTGCAAAATCAAGGTGCATGCCTAACGGCGGGGGCAACAGGTGGGATCTTCTCAATCGTCAAGGATCTTGTGGGGGAAACAGCTGTGAACCGGGCGACCAGCGGAGACAAAATAGGTGTTCGGGCGCTGGAACCGGCCGGTAGGAAGCAGTGTGGCGCTGGTCCGCCACATTGCAACCTCCGTAGATTTTATGTGGATACAGACGCGATCGTCGACGCGAGTGCGCGACGGCGATTCGCGAATTCCTCCTATCCGGAACTGCGCGAAGTGCACTGTGACTTCTGCGAGGGGGTGCTCAAGCTCACGGGACGAGTGTCGAGCTTTTACCTGAAACAAATGGCCATAACCCTCGCACGACAAATCGATGGCGTATTCCAAGTTCGCGACGAATTAAAAGTTCCAATCGTCATAGAGAATCGGCCTTTGCCGAGGAATCGATTATGAACCCCTTATCGCAAAAAGAGTTGGCCGCGCTGGCTGGCACAAGGTCCGGGCCCTGGGTCTCGCTTTATGAGACAGTGGGCGTCACGAATGAAGCAACTGACGCGGCCACCATCCGCCTTAAGGATCGGCTACGCGAGTGCGAAAACGCACTGGTTCGCTCAGGCATGCGTCCAACGGACGCAAGAGCGCTCGTATCTCCGATTTCAAGCCTTGTTGAAGATAACCTCGCATCTGTTCGCGGTTGCCGAGGATTGGCGATCTTCGCGTCGCCAGAAGGTTGCCGAATCGAGCGGTTGCCGGTCGAGGTCGAAGACGTGGCCTGGGTCGGGCCGCGTCCGTATATTCGTCCCCTCATCGCGCTAGTTCAGCGGAATCGACCTTTTTGGCTACTGGGAATCAGCCAGAATAGAGCCAGACTTTTTCGTGGCGACATGCACGGTTTGACCGAAGAACAAGTTCCCGATATGCCAATTGCGCTCGCGGAAGTTATTGATACGGGCTCGCGCGACGGAACCCAACAGTCCCACACGGCCAAGGCGGGAACCTCCGTGAAGCAGGATGCCGCTTTTCATGGACAGGGAGGTCTAGCCGATCACCGAAAGACGAACATCATCAAGTTCTTTCGCGAGGTCGACCGGGCCTTGCAAGCACATCTGCGCGGTGACACGGGTCCTCTGTTGTTCACCGGCGTCGACTACCTCTATCCACTCTTTGCGAGTGTCACGCGCCACCCTCAATTGCTCGACGAGCACATTGCCGAGAATCCAGATCGCCTGACGGCCGAAGAGCTATACCGCCAGGCCGAGCGTTTATTACACCGACTATGGGAGCATAAGCAGGCCGAGGTCGTGCGATCGTTTGAAAACGGACTAGGCAGTTGCGAAGTAAGTGACGAGGTGCACGTGATTCTGCCGGCCGCCGCGGCCGGGCAGGTGAAATCGCTTCTCGTTCGCCAGTCAGGCCCATTGTGGGGCACCTTCGACAGCGAACACGGCAAAATTCATGTCGATCACGAGCAGCGGCCGGGCACCGAGGACTTGCTCGATCGCGCGTGTGCCGAAGTACTGCTACATGGGGGGGGCGTGTTTGCAGTTCCGTGGCAAAAGATAAAGACCGGCGCACCGCTGGCCGCGATCTTTCGTTACGCGTTGTCGCCTCCGCCAACCGCCTCTGCGGTGAAATGATTCTCTCCAAAACGGAAGGAACTGAAATGCATGTAAAAAAGATCCTCTTTCCGACAGACTTCTCGACGATTGCCGATCAAGCCCTTGATTATGCGGCGACCTTGGCAAAAGAGAACGGTGCGAAACTGCTCATCGTACATATCGCTGAGTTACCCGCTGCCTACGGCGCCGGCGAGATGTATTACGGCATACCCGAACCGGATACGGATGAACTATTGCGGATGTTGCACAACGTCGTTCCGCGCAATCCGCCCGTAGATCACGAGTATCGCCTCTTGAAAGGTGACCCAGCGCGCGAGATCGTACGAGTGGCCAAAGACGACACCGTCGACCTGATTGTTATGAGCACGCACGGCCGGACAGGGTTGGGGCGCGTGCTGATGGGAAGCATCGCCGAAGCGGTCGTGCGCCGCGCTCATTGCCCAGTTCTGACGTTGAAGGGAACAGTTGCGGTCCCACAAAAGACCGCGACGGCGTAGCGGTTTGTTTATCTATCAGGAGAATATCAGGATGAAGGCGCTCGTAGGAGTAGATGGTTCGGACGGCGCGTGGGCGGCTGTCCAACAGACGGCCGAACTATTGCCGGGGAAAAGCGAAATTGTACTCTATTACGCGCCGCCCAAGCTGCACTTCAGCGGCACTCACACATCACAAGCAATCGCGGATAAGGCGCGTGACAGCTTGGCTAAGGCCGTTTTCGAGGAAGCGCTAAAACGCATTCCGGATGGACTGCGGAGCAACATTTCAACAATCGTGGGAACCCAAGGCCCGCGTCGCGGATTGCTTCTGGCGGCCGAGCAGGTTAACGCCGATTTCGTTGCGGTAGGAGCCGACGGTCTTGGCGCTGCGCGTCTATTGCTCGGAAGCGTGACTCGCGCTCTTCTACGTCACTCGACGCGACCGGTGCTCGTCGCTCGGCCAATAAATGTACGCGAGAACCGAGCCCCCTATCGCGTACTGTGGGCGGTTGACGAGCCACCGGCAGTGCATGGCCCGATCGACTTCCTGCAAAAGCTGGCATGGCCAAAGGGGACCAACGGGTCCGTAATTCACGTGGTCGACCCTCTGCAGTCCATGGAGGTGCCCGCCTGGTTTACCGATCGGGTTGGGCACGATAAGGAGTTCGCGCGCCGCTTCAGCGAGGAGTACGATACTGATAAGCAGCGCAGATTCAATGAAATGGCCGCTTTCACATCCGAGTTGCCACAACCGTTCGGGAATCTACCGATTCTCTGCGAGGGTAATGTCGCTAACACCGTTCTACAGATGGCCAACCAGGAGGCTGCTGATCTAGTGATTGTCGGAACGCGCGATTTGGGGTCTGTCGAGCGGTTCTTCTTGGGTAGCACTGCTGAGGCCATATTGCAATTCGCGCGCTGTTCGGTGCTGGTCGTTCATATGCAGGCGAAGCCGTGATTCTGCCGACCGTTTTTGCGCGTGATGATCACGCAATGTCCGATCACTAGCTTGTGGCGCGCTTCCTCGGATCACCATCGCCGCCGCCATGGACACCGCAACGAATAAGCCGCCGGCCTCGACCTCGTCTGCTGCCCTTTCCGATGCGGATTCGGACATCTATCGTCGAATCGCCGTGCAAGACGTCAAAAGTCTCTTGTCGCACGAACACGGCCTGGCGTTGTCTGAGGCCGCTGCGCGCCTGCAGTCGATTGGTCCAAATGCGCTCATCGAGCGCCCCGCCGTGCCTGTCTGGCGCAAACTGCTTACGCAATTTTCAGAACTCGTAGTCGGAATCCTCATCGCCGCGGCGATCATTTCGGGGCTGATGGGCGAGTGGATAGATGCCGTCGCAATCCTCGCCATTGTCGTACTCAACGGAGTGCTTGGTTTCTTTCAGGAGCAAAAAGCCGAACGCGCCATGGCGGCGCTGCGCAAACTGACGGTTCCCCTATGTAAGGTCGTGCGCGAGGGGCGCGTGCAACAAATCGCTGCGCGAACGCTCGTACCCGGCGACCTTATTGAGCTTGAGGCCGGCGACCAGGTGCCAGCCGATGCCCGCCTGCTGCGGACCTTTGGCGTGCGCGCGCAGGAAGCGGCGCTAACAGGTGAGTCTAAGCCAGTCGCCAAATCTGCGGATATCGTGCTTCCGACGGAGACGCCGCTCGCCGAGTGCCGCAACATGGTCTTCATGGGAACAGAGCTCGCCGCCGGAAAAGCTAGCGCTGTGGTCACGGCGACCGGCATGCATACCGAACTGGGCCACATAGCCCGTATGCTCGCCACCAGCGAGCCTGAACTTACCCCATTGCAGCGCAGGCTCAAGGAACTAGGTCAGCTCCTTGTGGTGACGTGCCTGGCGATTGTAGCCGTCATCTTTACTCTTCAATTGGCGCGCGGGGGCGATCCGCTTGAAGTAGCGCTGCTCGCCATAAGCCTGGCGGTCGCCGCCGTCCCCGAAGGACTGCCGGCGGTCGTCACTCTGGTATTGGCGATCGGGCTGCAGCGCATGGCCAAGTGCCATGCATTGGTCCGCAAGCTAGCCAGTGTCGAGACGCTTGGATCCGTGACGGTCATTTGCGCGGACAAAACCGGCACACTAACGCGCAACGAGATGACGGCGCGCGTTGTAGTCGCCGGAGACCAGATTTATCGCGTAACGGGTGTGGGCTATGCGCCAGTCGGACAAGTTGTTTCAGCCACCAGCCTCGTGGAGGCGCTCGCTGGGCCAACCGATGGCAAAGAGTCCGCCGATCACGTGCCGTGCGACGCGATAATGGCCATCGATCTTCGGCAGTTACTGACTTGCGCCTTGTATTGCAACAACGCGCGGCTGGTGTCAACGGCCGGCGAATGGAAGATCGTCGGCGACCCGACCGAAGGCGCCCTATTGGTCTTGGCCGCCAAGGGAGGCTGTACTGCCGATCCGAATCTGCGCGTCGTTCATGAAATCCCTTTCGACAGCCAGCGAAAGGCGATGTCCGTCGCGACTGATAACGGCCAAGTCGCGACCATCTACTGCAAGGGAGCCTTGGAGGTCGTATTGGAGAAGTGCGACCGCGAATTCTGCCGCGGTGAAGCAGTCCCGCTCGACGCCCGCAGGTGCCAGGAAATTCTCAAGTACCAGGCGGAACTGGCCGCCCGAGCCATGCGAATGCTAGCTTTTGCCTATCGGGAGGCGCCAGAGGTGGTTGAGGGCACCTATCAAGAGCGCGGCTTGGTATTCCTCGGACTGGTCGGGATGACCGATCCGGTGCGAGAAGAAGCGCGGGGCGCCATTGATCGCTGTCGCCGCGCGGGAATTCGATCCATCATGATTACGGGCGACCACCCATCCACCGCACAAGCCGTCGCCGAAGAGTTGGCGCTTATCGAAGCGGGCCAGCGAGTAATCACGGGGCAGGAGCTCGACGCTCTATCTGACGCACAATTGGAGGCCGAATTGCCGCGTCTGGCCGTCTTTTCCCGCGTGCGGGCCGAACACAAGTTGGCGATCGTAAAAGCCTGGCGGGCACGCGGCGAAGTCGTCGCGATGACCGGCGACGGTGTCAACGACGCGCCCGCCATAAAGGCAGCGCATGTTGGTATCGCCATGGGCCTGTCAGGGACTGACGTAACGAAAGAAGCGTCGGATATCATCCTGACGGACGACAACTTTGCCTCGATCGTCAATGCCATTGAGGAAGGACGCGGAATCTATGACAACATACAAAAGTTTGTCCGCTACCTCTTGACCTGCAACTCGGGAGAAGTGCTGTTCATGTTTTTCGCGGCGGTCTTTGGCTGGCCAAGTCCGCTCACGGCGGTGCAAATCCTGTGGATCAATCTCATCACCGACGGCTTGCCAGCGCTAGCGCTCGGACTCGAACCGCCCGGCCCCGACATTATGCACCGGCCACCGCGCCCTGTACGCGAAACGCTGATTACGCGCGCCCTGGGTTTGCAAATCTTTTGGCAAGGGCTGTTAATCGCTACTGTTACCCTTATTGTATTCGAACTTACCTACTCCGGAACTCGCCAGCACTTGGAGGCTGCACGTACCGCGGCTTTCTGCGTGCTGGCTCTCTCCCAGCTCTTCTTCTCCTTTACTTGCCGCAGTCAAAGATACACATTGCCGGAACTGGGCGTCACTTCCAATCGGTATCTGTTTATCGCGATCGCCGCATCGCTCGTGCTGCAAGTCGGCGTGGTTGCCGTACCGGGTATACAAGGCCTGTTTGACGCAACTGATCTTTCACCGCAGCAATGGGCCGTGGTGCTTTTCGTCTCACTGATGCCGGTTACTATCGTCGAAAGTCTGAAGTTGCTGGTGACCTATAAGAAGAAGGGCCCGCGAGGCGACATGCATCAAGGCGTATCGAAGTCAGAAGCCAAAGCAAGATGATCACACTTACCTTTCACGGCGCGGCCGAAACCGTTACCGGCTCGAAATATCTTCTGCAGAACAACGACGCGCAGATATTGATCGACTGCGGAATGTTTCAAGGCTTGAAGGAACTCCGTCTGCGAAACTGGAGCCCGCTCCCCTTTGACGCAGAGAGCGTTGCCGCCATCGTCCTTACGCATGCCCACATCGACCACATCGGGTATCTGCCGCGCCTGGTAAAGTTCGGCTACGCGGGTCCCGTCTATTGTACGCCGGCGACCAGGGACCTGGCTCGCATCATGTTGCTTGACGCCGCTAAACTGCAAGAGATGGATGCCGAGTACGCCAATCGCAAGAAGATTTCGAGGCATCATCCCGTCCTGCCATTGTTCGACGTAATCGACGTCAAAGAATCTCTGCAGCTAATGAGGCCGGTAGAGCGTAAAGAATGGTTCTCGCCCGCACGCGGCTTTCGCTGTCGCTACCATGACGCTGGGCATCTGCTTGGTTCGGCGATGGTCGAAGTCGAAGCGACCAATGAGACGGCACCGGCGACGACGATTCTTTTCTCTGGCGACGTCGGTCGCTATAACGCTCCTATTTACCACGATCCGGCACCGCCGCCGGCATGTGACTATTTAGTCTGCGAAAGTACGTACGGGGATCGTGATCATCCGCAAGGCGATATGCTTGACGAGCTGTCGCACACCGTCAATGACGCCGTGCGTCGCGGAGGCGTGATACTGGTGGCGGCATTCGCCGTCGGACGCGCACAACAGCTCATCTATCTATTGCAGCTCCTGGCCGAGCAGGGGCGAACGCCGCGGCTCCCCATTTTTCTCGACAGCCCAATGGCCGCCGAGGCTACTGACATTTATTGTTCGCATGCCGCCGAGAACGATCTGAGTGAAGGGATGATAACGCAAACGGCCTCTGCGTTCCGCGGACCCAATGTCCATTTAGCGCGCACCGTCGACGAATCGAAGCGAATCAATAACGTGGTCGGCCCAGTGATTATCATTGCTTCGTCAGGCATGATGACCGGCGGGCGAATTCTATTTCATCTCGAGCAACGGCTACCCGACCCGCGAAACACGATTCTCTTGGGCGGGTTTATGGCCGCCGGCAGCCGTGGCCGAGCTCTAGAGGAGGGCGCTACAACGCTGCGCATCCATGGCCGCGACGTTCGAGTTATGGCACGCGTCGTCAAGAATTCAGGCCTCAGCGGCCATGCTGATCGCCAGGAATTGTTGCGCTGGTTGAGCCCGCTACCGCCTCCGCGACGTACCTTTGTAACACACGGCGAGAAGGCGAGCGCGATGGCCTTCTCACGGTTGCTGCGCGAGCTAAAGGGATGGAACTCATACGTGCCGCACTTGGGTGAATCTGTCGAACTGGAAACTCGATCATGACCGACCGTGCCGATGCGAACTACCAGGCAATCCTCAACTCCCCCAGTCTGACCCTTGCCGAACAGGATGTGGCTCTGCTCGCGAAACCCGAGTTACGCTCCGTGCGCATGCAACTCGAACTGCTCAAGCCGGAGATGGCGCTTGAGGAGCATGACATCCGCTCGACAATCGTCGTATTCGGTGGGACGAAGATTCTCGAACGCTCCGAGGCGGAGAGTGCCTTGCACGCGGCGCAGCAGGCGATGGCCGCGGATCCAGCTAATCCGGCTCTCGCCCGTGTCGTGACGCGCTGTGAGCGTTTGTGGGCAAAATCGTCTTACTACGACGACGCGCGCGAATTCTCTCGCTTGATTTCCACATTGGGTCAAGAAACCGGACCGCGACACTATGTCGTCGTCACGGGAGGAGGACCCGGCATCATGGAGGCCGCAAATCGCGGAGCCTTTGACGCCGACGCCAAGTCGATCGGACTGAATATCCGACTTCCCGCCGAACAAACTCCCAATCGATACATTACGCCAGAGCTCTGCTTTCAGTTTCACTATTTCGCGCTGCGCAAGCTCCACTTTCTACTGCGCGCTCTAGCTTTGGTTGTCTTCCCTGGTGGGTTCGGCACCATCGATGAATTATTCGACGCGTTAACGTTGCGTCAGACGAATCGCATGCAGGCGATTCCAATCATCTTGTATGGGCGCGAATACTGGCAACGCGTTATCGATTTTCAATTCTTGGCAGACGAAGGCGTCATTGCGGATGAGCATCTTTCCTTGCTCAACTATGCCGAGACACCGCAAGAAATCATGGACCTTCTAGAGAGCGGTCCGCTGGCAGCATTTTGAATCGGCCGAGCCATCCGCACGCCAGTCCCTATGTGCCATCGGCAAAATTGAAGGCGCGATGCAACAAGTTGTTTTCGCGCACCTCGTGCGATAAAAGCTGCTTGATCAAGGTGCGCAACTCGCCGACAAATACCGCCCAATCGGTGCGAGGGCTCCTGGCTTGTGCTCGCGCACCATGCACAAGTTCCCTGGCTTTCGTCAGCATCTGATCGTGCTCGTCGAGCAATCCTTCGGCCTCCTTGGCAAACCGAGGGGCGGCAGCGATCGCGTCTTCCATGAAGCCGCCGTCCTCTTCTCGTTGAAAGTGCCGAGTGAGACACAATTCGAGCTCTTCGACTTCGGCCAGCAATCTTTTCATGACCTCTGCGGGCCGGTCGTTGGTACTGGCCTCGTGGAGGGTGGCCTCAACGCGTCGCACAAGCTGCTCGATGTGGCGGTGCTCGCACGTCATCGCACCTACATATCCGTTAAGAACTCGGTCAAGCATGGGGCACCCTTCCTTTCTTTCGAATCCTCCTATCGCTCTCCCTTCGCATATAAGTCCATTTTTCATGCCATATACACGGGTTGCAGGAATCTCGGCAATTCGGGCCATTTTTTGGCTCTTATTCACTACCGCCCGATGCAGAGCGAGCGAATCCGCACGCGCAAGTGCGCCTGTGTCGCACAAGATCTAATGGCGAACGCCACGACGTACGCTCCGACTCATGCAGCGGAACGCATTTGGCGTTTTGAAGGACCTCAGCGATAATTGCGTCCGTGAATGCGCCAAGGAACAACGCTGCCAGGGAACCGTCAAGGATGGGTCGTCCAGGAAGATGGCTGCCGCGCGATCGGAACGCTCTTAGCGAATGGTTGGACGATACCATCCGCAAGGCCGAGGCGAGGAAGCCAGCGCGACTTCATCCGGTCGTCGAGGACTTTCGGCTCATGATCGAGAGCGATCCGGTCATGTTCATGTACTTCACGCAGATGTTTCAGGAGCAGTCCTCTTTTCAGCCGCCCAAGGGAAGTGGCGATATCAAGTTGAAAAATTACCAGCAGATGCTGGTCGTAATCGATCATATTCTCACCACCGCTCCAACCTTCGATAGCACCAAGATGGTTGGATGCCCTATCAACGCCATTCTTGACTTCCCGATGAGTACGCTGGCAGGACTGGCGGCGTTTGCCTCGCCGAAAGTCAACGAGATACTGCGGAGGGTATTGATAGCCTGGGGTACGTTTCTCAATAGCGCGGACTCGCTGTACGTTCTCAATGATTCTCCCACCGGCTGGCTGAGCCCGGAGGCCCGGAAGGCAGTACACCTGGACGAGTTTGAAACCGATTCTGCTGCCCCATTTTTGGGATTCAAAAGCTGGAATGATTTTTTCATTCGCCGATTCAAGACCGGCCGGCGCCCCGTCGCGTGCCCTGACGACCCGCACGCGATCACAAGTCCGTGTGAAGCCACGCCCTACGCGCTTCGATCCCACGTCAAGGAACATGACGCGTTCTGGATCAAGTCGCAGCCTTATTCACTGCGACACTTGCTCCACGGCCACCTCATACAGCCGTTCGTAGGGGGCACGGTTTATCAGGCCTTTCTCAGCGCCGAAAACTATCATCGCTGGCATAGTCCCGTATCGGGCACCATCAAGATGCTGGAAGTTGTGCCAGGGACGTACTTCTCTGAAGCTGCCTCCGAAGGTTTCGATCCGGTCGGGCCCAACAATTCGCAAGGCTATATCGCGCATGTGGCGGCGCGTGCGCTGCTGTTTATCGAGGCAGACAACCACGATATCGGATTAATGTGCCTGGTTCTGGTAGGCATGGGGGAAGTCTCGTCCTGCGTCTTCTCAGATCACGATGGCCAGCCCCTGAAGGAAGGGCAACGTTTACGAAAGGGAGACCAGGTGGGCTATTTTCAATTTGGCGGCTCGACGCACTGCCTGGTGTTTCGACCAGGCGTGATTTCGCAGTTCGCAATCGGCGCCGTTCCGCAAGGAGAAAACGGTCTCGACTCCGCGCTGGTCAAAGTGAACAGCTTGTTGGCCACCGTTGCCCGCTCTCAGACCGTCGAAGACCAGAATCGCAGCGGCAAGGTCCACTAAACATTCTCCCTTTGCCGGGTTTATTGCAATTTCGGGTCGTTCACGCTGCGGCCGATTGCCATTGGCAGCGTTGGCTCACCCCGAGCGCCGGACGTTCAATGGCTCGATGAAAGACGAGTGAGCGTGAAAGGCGACCGTCTGGCAATCATCACCAACGCCGGCGGACCCGGCGTGATGGCTTGCGACGCGCTACTGGAGAAGAATTGCAAACTGGCCGCGCTATCACCTGCCACCTTACGCCTCAAGCTATGACGGAGCCTATGGAATGCGCACGGGAGGTCATTTCGGCTGCCAGCGAGATCCACATATCCGTCTTGACTTGCTGGATGGGCGGGCGGTCGGTACAGGATGGAATCCAGTTATTGGATCAGCATAAGATTGCTACCGCGCGCACACCCAACGAGGCCGTGACGGGTTTTGCCAATCTCGTGCGATATGCTCGCACAAGAGACATCCTCTATGAAACGCCACATGAAGTGCCGTTGGATTACCCGCCAGCGCGGGCGAGCCTACGAACGGAGTTGCAGGACGTCTTATCGTCGGCTCCCGACATGCTGGACGCGTCGCAAGCGAAGAGTATCTTGTCGGCCTATGGGATTGCTGTTTCTCGGCCATGGCCGGCAGGTTCTGCGGAGCAGGCGGCTCCTGATGCCATAATTCAAGCGATCACCGTTCAACCTATGGTCGTTCAGGTCGGCGGCATCGAACTAATGCGCGGAATGAAGAAGGATCCGATTTTCGGGCCCGTGATTATGGTTGGCGTCGGCGGTAGTACGTCTGCTCCGTGATCCCCAGCTTCTTGGCCACTTGGCCAATCGATTGACCCTTGGCAATCTCTACCTCGGCTTCACGCAGCTTGCCGATAATCTGCTCCGCTGAAACTTTCTTCCCTCGTGGCATCGTCTGTCCTCCTTCGATTGCGTCCAAGCGCCAGGATTTTCGCTCCAGGCGTGGACTCGTCCAAAGGGGGCAGGTCACTAAATCACGCGGTCACTGATGCATGACCTAGTGCTGACAGCCTCCAAAAAATCGATGGTTCATCCGTGTTCTCACGAATCAACTGCCGTTCGCACGGGTTACGAGAAGCAGAAGTGGCCAATGTCGGTTCGTCCTTGTGCATTTGGCGAGGTGCAATGACATTCTGGAGGCTGACGGTATCGTCACGAGCCGGCCGGAATCGAGTGTCGCATTGCAGACATCGCTCGAGTTCTTGGAAGCTTTGATTTACAAGACTCGCGGCGATTGCCGGAGGAAGGAGAGCTCGTTCTTGCCGAACTGCGGACTCCGGCCCGTCAGGCACTGACTTTCCACTTACGTGAGTGGAAATTCACCCATGGCATGGGAGAGGAGCAGCATCCCGCCACTTCGATACTCACCGTAACTACTAAAACGTCAACGGCGGCTGGTCCGCCCGGGAGACGCAGGCGATTGACAAGCTTCAGGAATCTGCTCTCGCGTTTCATGCATTACAGTCATATTTGTCAAATCGAGCTTAGCAGTTTTCGGAAGTCA from Pirellulales bacterium carries:
- a CDS encoding acetate--CoA ligase family protein; the encoded protein is MDQHKIATARTPNEAVTGFANLVRYARTRDILYETPHEVPLDYPPARASLRTELQDVLSSAPDMLDASQAKSILSAYGIAVSRPWPAGSAEQAAPDAIIQAITVQPMVVQVGGIELMRGMKKDPIFGPVIMVGVGGSTSAP
- a CDS encoding phosphatidylserine decarboxylase family protein gives rise to the protein MGRPGRWLPRDRNALSEWLDDTIRKAEARKPARLHPVVEDFRLMIESDPVMFMYFTQMFQEQSSFQPPKGSGDIKLKNYQQMLVVIDHILTTAPTFDSTKMVGCPINAILDFPMSTLAGLAAFASPKVNEILRRVLIAWGTFLNSADSLYVLNDSPTGWLSPEARKAVHLDEFETDSAAPFLGFKSWNDFFIRRFKTGRRPVACPDDPHAITSPCEATPYALRSHVKEHDAFWIKSQPYSLRHLLHGHLIQPFVGGTVYQAFLSAENYHRWHSPVSGTIKMLEVVPGTYFSEAASEGFDPVGPNNSQGYIAHVAARALLFIEADNHDIGLMCLVLVGMGEVSSCVFSDHDGQPLKEGQRLRKGDQVGYFQFGGSTHCLVFRPGVISQFAIGAVPQGENGLDSALVKVNSLLATVARSQTVEDQNRSGKVH